The following are encoded in a window of Oncorhynchus nerka isolate Pitt River unplaced genomic scaffold, Oner_Uvic_2.0 unplaced_scaffold_1011, whole genome shotgun sequence genomic DNA:
- the LOC135570242 gene encoding guanine nucleotide-binding protein G(I)/G(S)/G(O) subunit gamma-13-like, with the protein MEDLDLPQMKREVESLQYQLAINREKSSITVTELVKWIEGCVCDDPFLNPELMRANPWVEKGKCVIL; encoded by the exons ATGGAGGACTTGGATCTTCCCCAGAtgaagagggaggtggagagtctTCAGTACCAGCTGGCCATCAACAGAGAGAAATCCTCCATCACGGTTACTGA GCTGGTGAAGTGGatcgaggggtgtgtgtgtgatgacccATTCCTGAACCCAGAGCTGATGAGGGCCAACCCCTGGGTGGAGAAAGGCAAATGTGTGATCCTctaa